A genome region from Cutaneotrichosporon cavernicola HIS019 DNA, chromosome: 5 includes the following:
- a CDS encoding uncharacterized protein (CFEM domain) has protein sequence MMKPKYFAAAVVLAAGSAAHTLSPCILTCMTTGAAAAGCSGITDLSCVCRPGSFFDSAQECLKSQCPDDITANATVNSLCDALLGGLDSNSPPSSSNSASGTSATVTAARTGPAAPNTEGGAIEEPFVVDATEDVVTPYKMEIGESTLSKKGYGSLVTYEPQDPPGDEPSPTTYPTSSQDRSTMKQELQTQQNIVTIDPNEPMHEDTARALLAALHRQQGSVGVNQEQDAGPVGTAIPPSYNPGWAQRQSESSGLGIASPSSGMSHSASPPKPLSS, from the exons ATGATGAAGCCGAAGTActtcgccgccgctgttgtcctcgccgcagGATCTGCTGCCCA CACCCTGAGTCCTTGCATCCTCACTTGCATGACGACCGGTGCCGCTGCAGCAGGCTGCTCCGGCATCACCGACCTTTCCTGCGTCTGCAGGCCCGGGTCGTTCTTTGATTCAGCTCAAGAGTGCCTCAAATC GCAGTGCCCCGACGACATTACTGCCAATGCCACCGTGAACTCCCTCTGCGATGCTCTCCTAGGTGGCCTCGATTCGAACTCAccgcccagctcgagcaaCAGCGCCTCCGGCACCTCTGcgacggtgacggcggcgagaacAGGTCCCGCTGCTCCAAACACCGAAGGTGGAGC AATCGAGGAACCGTTCGTTGTCGACGCCACCGAAGATGTCGTTACACCTTACAAGATGGAGATCGGGGAGAGTACTCTATCAAAGAAAGGCTATGGCTCGCTCGTAACGTATGAGCCGCAAGATCCACCGGGAGATGAGCCGAGTCCCACAACGTACCCCACCTCGTCGCAAGACAGATCCACTATGAAGCAGGAGCTTCAGACCCAACAGAACATTGTGACGATCGATCCGAATGAGCCAATGCACGAGGACACAGCGCGGGCACTCTTGGCAGCACTCCACAGGCAACAAGGCTCCGTAGGCGTCAACCAGGAACAGGATGCTGGGCCGGTGGGGACAGCGATCCCACCATCGTATAACCCCGGCTGGGCACAGAGACAGTCGGAGTCATCAGGTCTCGGGATCGCATCGCCGTCTTCGGGCATGAGCCATTCGGCGTCTCCGCCCAAGCCACTCTCGTCGTAA
- the ECM42 gene encoding uncharacterized protein (Catalyzes two activities which are involved in the cyclic version of arginine biosynthesis the synthesis of acetylglutamate from glutamate and acetyl-CoA, and of ornithine by transacetylation between acetylornithine and glutamate) produces MRVLPALARRAFSATAASRAKGPINKDHHVLEYSADVFPLGYGVAGTHCGVKKKAGVLDLGILASTSERPTAAAACLTRNVFKAAPVTVTTELLAQGNGRARGFVVNSGCANAVTGKKGLADAWAMSNALTSGLPESAAKGAGSFVMSTGVIGQHLPIDKITGAIPGLIADLHSTPKAWLDLAKAFMTTDTFPKLRARSFELAGRTVRLAGIDKGAGMIAPNMGPPQPPHATLLGVLATDAAVSPAALQAALTYAVDRSFNSISVDGDMSTNDTILALANGAASPDLAEITEASPEFPVFREQLADFAAELAQLVVRDGEGATKFVTVRVRNAPDFNVANTVARSVANSNLVKCAMYGEDANWGRILCATGYADVPAGAIDPFRVSVTFIPSATCADQSPLRLLTKGEPEADIDEARASVILAEEDLEIDIDLGNGEAEAQFWTCDFSHEYVTINGDYRS; encoded by the exons ATGCGCGTCCTGCCGGCACTCGCTCGCCGTGCGTTCTCAGCTACTGCGGCTTCGCGCGCAAAGGGCCCGATCAACAAGGACCACCATGTGCTCGAGTACAGCGCAGATGTGTTCCCCCTCGGCTACGGTGTGGCCGGTACCCACTGCGGcgtgaagaagaaggctggCGTGCTGgacctcggcatcctcgcGTCGACTTCAGAGCGGCCCACCGCTGCCGCTGCGTGTCTCACGCGCAACGTCTTCAAGGCGGCACCCGTTACCGTTACGACCGAGCTGCTCGCCCAAGGAAACGGGCGTGCTCGCGGCTTCGTCGTCAACTCGGGCTGCGCGAACGCCGTGACTGGCAAAAAGGGGCTCGCAGACGCGTGGGCAATGTCCAACGCGCTGACCTCGGGTCTTCCCGAGTCGGCGGCCAAGGGCGCTGGCTCGTTTGTGATGTCGACCGGCGTGATCGGGCAGCACCTCCCAATTGACAAGATTACGGGAGCGATCCCCGGCCTCATCGCCGACTTGCACTCTACACCCAAGGCATGgcttgacctcgccaaggcctTCATGACGACCGACACGTTCCCAAAGCTGCGCGCTCGGTCCTTTGAGCTGGCTGGCCGCACCGTCCGACTTGCGGGTATTGACAAGGGCGCCGGCATGATCGCACCCAACATGGGCCCTCCCCAGCCTCCCCACGCAACCCTGCTCGGTGTCCTTGCGACTGATGCTGCTGTCTctcccgccgccctccAAGCCGCCCTCACCTATGCCGTGGACCGCTCGTTCAACTCCATTAGCGTGGACGGCGACATGAGCACCAACGACACgatcctcgccctcgccaacggCGCCGCATCCCctgacctcgccgagatcaCCGAGGCGTCTCCCGAGTTCCCTGTGTTccgcgagcagctcgcggactttgcggccgagcttgcgcagctcgttGTCCGTGACGGTGAAGGCGCCACAAAGTTTGTGACTGTGCGCGTGCGGAACGCGCCCGACTTTAACGTGGCAAACACTGTCGCCCGCTCAGTCGCCAACTCGAACCTCGTTAAATGCGCAATGTacggcgaggatgcgaACTGGGGCCGTATCCTGTGTGCGAC TGGCTACGCCGACGTGCCGGCTGGCGCGATCGACCCCTTCCGCGTCAGCGTGACCTTCATCCCCTCGGCGACGTGTGCCGACCAGTCCCCACTGCGCTTGCTCACAAAGGGCGAGCCCGAGGCGGACAttgacgaggcgcgcgcatccgtcatcctcgccgaggaggacctggAGATTGACATTGACCTTGGGAAcggcgaggctgaggcACAGTTCTGGACGTGCGACTTCAGCCACGAGTATGTGACGATCAACGGTGAT taCCGCTCGTAG
- a CDS encoding uncharacterized protein (SCAMP family) produces MSNYGNTLDANPFNDPNPFQHGNESAYSLDGVSGSTSRQPTGGVENIQAYVADHDRRAQELEAKQRELERREADLTQREADVAQYKPNWPPFVPILVHDIKLVPQEQQKNARLMYYYWLALLLTLIINFVGCFPLGVSSIGAGAGYLLFISILSFILWYYPIYTGWRRLHKRGAAILFYTYFIFCGFHILFALYMCIGAPYTGSAGLFNTITSLIGGHLFAGIVGIFASVGWIVQLLGGIVLYKLVWNYKNHSTEINWASAKSEFTGLKTIFKLFRASS; encoded by the exons ATGTCAAACTACGGCAacacgctcgacgcgaACCCGTTCAACGACCCAAACCCCTTCCAGCACGGCAACGAGAGCGCGTATTCGCTCGACGGTGTCAGCGGATCCACCTCTCGGCAGCCAACGGGAGGTGTGGAGAACATCCAAGCCTATGTCGCCGATCACGACCGGCGCGCacaggagctcgaggcaaagcagcgcgagcttgagcggcgcgaggccgaTCTTACGCAGCGCGAAGCCGACGTCGCACAGTACAAGCCGAACTGGCCGCCGTTTGTGCCGATTCTCGTGCATGACATCAAGCTCGTGCCGCAGGAGCAGCAGAAGAACGCGCGACTCATGTACTACTACTGGCTGGCGCTGCTTTTGACTCTCATCATCAACTTTGTCGGCTGCTTCCCGCTCGGCGT TTCGTCGAttggcgctggcgccgggTACCTCCTGTTCATCTCGATCCTGAGCTTCATCCTCTGGTACTACCCGATCTACACTGGCTGGCGGCGACTGCACAAGCGCGGCGCCGCGATTCTCTTCT ACACCTACTTCATCTTCTGCGGCTTCCACATCCTCTTCGCGCTGTACATGTGCATCGGCGCACCGTACACTGGTTCAGCTGGCCTGTTCAACACGATTACGAGCCTCATCGGCGGCCACCTCTTCGCCGGCATCGTTGGCATCTTTGCGAGTGTCGGCTGGATCGTCCAGCTTCTCGGCGGCATCGTACTCTACAAGCTCGTGTGGAACTACAAGAACCACAGCACTGAGATCAACTGGGCCAGCGCCAAGAGCGAGTTTACCGGCCTCAAGACCATCTTCAAGCTCTTCCGCGCAAGCAGCTAG
- the PET112 gene encoding uncharacterized protein (Allows the formation of correctly charged Gln-tRNA(Gln) through the transamidation of misacylated Glu-tRNA(Gln) in the mitochondria. The reaction takes place in the presence of glutamine and ATP through an activated gamma-phospho-Glu- tRNA(Gln)) encodes MSPLTLGFITEDNKFINIVNLAAMVLLTARAWSRVFSVQSTVAGSSRLARRAASTQTAPAPDDGWELVVGLEIHAQLRTGRKLFSREISEPSRKLTSGSPLSYDEDANTNVALLDAAFPGTLPVIDPEAVRLSLMTAMALGCKINPRSTFDRKHYFYHDIPPSYQITQHYNPIARDGIVRFEAGEGGVQRAFDVGIIQLQIEQDTAKSQTVGGEVLVDLNRAGTGLMEIVTQPHMRSAEEAGAFVRKLQGLLRRVGSGDGDMEKGNLRVDANVSVRRPGAPFATRCEIKNVNSVRFLQQAIEAERRRHIAHYEGNPGVPLKQETRGLNELTGETYSLRSKEEAEDYRYMPDSNLPALALEQEYLQILQDGLPELPWSTVSRLAKTYGLDRRDVETLVHLDEYAGAGAAFFEEAAGGDKHLGKKVSNWIVHELLGTLTKADKPWSPDIVPAALLSEIVTAVEGGKINGTTGRNVLKHVVSSGSSGNLDSLLQELGLASDSTGDLDGLCQEVIAKLPKEADKVRKGNEKVVMRLVGEVMKMSKGTADAKRAREVLLALLKP; translated from the exons ATGTCGCCCTTGACTTTGGGCTTCATCACTGAAGATAACAAGTTCATCAACATTGTTAATCTCGCTGCCATGGTCTTGCTCACAGCACGAGCGTGGTCTCGAGTGTTTTCTGTGCAGAGCACAGTGGCAGGATCTTCTCGTCTTGCcaggcgcgcggcgagcacTCAGactgcgcctgcgcccgATGACGGATGGGAGTtggtcgtcggcctcgagatCCACGCCCAGCTGCGTACCGGCCGCAAGCTGTTCTCTCGTGAGATCTCAGAGCCTTCTAGGAAGCTTACATCAGGATCGCCTCTCAGTtatgacgaggacgcgaaCACGaacgtcgccctcctcgacgccgccttCCCCGGCACTCTCCCC GTAATTGACCCCGAAGCTGTGCGACTGTCGCTCATGACTGCAATGGCTCTGGGCTGCAAGATT aacCCCCGCTCTACGTTCGACCGGAAGCACTACTTCTACCACGACATCCCACCAAGCTACCAGATCACGCAGCACTACA ACCCTATCGCGCGTGATGGAATAGTCCGCTTCGAAGCGGGCGAGGGTGGCGTGCAGAGGGCGTTTGACGTCGGGATCATCCAGCTCCAGATTGAGCAG GACACGGCCAAGAGCCAGACCGTTGGCGGCGAAGTGCTGGTCGATCTCAACCGCGCGGGTACGGGGTTAATGGAGATCGTCACTCAGCCCCACATGAG ATCTGCGGAAGAAGCCGGCGCGTTCGTACGGAAGCTGCAGGGCTTGCTCCGCCGCGTGGGCTCCGGAGACGGTGACATGGAGAAG GGCAATctccgcgtcgacgcgaACGTCTCCGTACGCAGACCAGGCGCTCCCTTCGCAACCCGCTGCGAGATCAAGAACGTCAACTCTGTCCGGTTCCTCCAGCAGGCCATCG AGGCTGAGCGGCGCCGGCATATCGCGCACTACGAGGGCAATCCGGGTGTTCCTTTGAAGCAGGAGACGCGGGGATTGAACGAGCTCACGGGGGAGACTTACAGCTTGCGAagcaaggaggaggctgaggacTACCGCTACATGCCCGATTCCAATTTGCCCGCGCTGGCTCTTGAGCAG GAATACCTTCAGATACTACAGGATGGTCTGCCAGAGTTGCCGTGGAGCACCGTCTCGCGTTTGGCAAAAACGTACGGTCTCGACAGGCGAGACGTGGAAACATTGGTGCACCTGGACGAGTACGCAGGGGCGGGCGCCGCGTTcttcgaggaggccgccggTGGCGACAAGCACCTGGGCAAGAAGGTCTCGAACTG GATCGTCCACGAGCTCCTTGGCACGTTGACCAAGGCGGACAAGCCGTGGTCACCCGACATCGTGCCGGCGGCACTGCTCAGTGAGATCGTCACCGCCGTCGAAGGAGGGAAGATCAACGGCACGACTGGCCGCAACGTCTTGAAGCATGTCGTCAGCTCGGGATCGTCGGGGAACCTCGATTCACTGCTGCAGGAACTAGGCCTTGCATCCGACTCTAccggcgacctcgatggGCTGTGTCAGGAGGTTATCGCAAAACTCCCCAAGGAAGCGGACAAGGTGCGCAAGGGCAACGAGAAGGTTGTCATGCGGCtggtgggcgaggtgaTGAAGATGAGCAAGGGGACGGCGGATGCGAAGCGGGCACGCGAGGTGCTTCTGGCATTGCTCAAGCCATAG
- the PTC7 gene encoding uncharacterized protein (Sigma factor PP2C-like phosphatases) — protein MRATRVVLNLAHPVSTRAPPALVYNLGISYAAKHSPPFVPPNAHPASGGFAGQPSKLGKWVDTMKALPAGRGELEPTKDEREAGKRELDLQIAVNKWGAGEDFFAVVSTDTFTHIAASDGVGGWAPQFDPSLYSQALMFHYAQALTASPSMAPWEALNRAYAAVEADDNVKAGSATAVGVSMGETGKGQAINLGDSGLTILRGGKAVFETLTQTHFFNCPYQLSKTPLTMRSPDLITDTPAQADKFEFDLEPGDVVLLYTDGLSDNLPAQRIPLLNAAVLQTLELEANADLSVEDKRAAHARLLADVLVAASRYGMCFTGEEDVSKGGAWKTPFEIEAKSHRRDFKGGKIDDVTVLAVTVAERLGA, from the exons ATGCGCGCGAcccgcgtcgtcctcaacctcgctcATCCGGTGAGCacacgcgcgccgccagctcTCGTGTACAACCTCGGCATCAGCTATGCGGCCAAGcactcgccgccgttcGTGCCGCCCAACGCGCACCCCGCGTCGGGCGGCTTCGCGGGCCAGCCAtccaagctcggcaagtGGGTCGACACGATGAAGGCGCTCCCTGCAGGCCGGGGAGAGCTCGAGCCgaccaaggacgagcgcgaggcgggcaagcgcgagctcgacctccagaTTGCTGTAAACAAATGGggggcgggcgaggacTTTTTCGCGGTCGTGTCGACGGATACGTTT acccACATCGCCGCATCCGACGGGGTCGGCGGCTGGGCACCCCAGTTCGACCCATCGCTCTACTCCCAGGCCCTCATGTTCCACTACGCACAGGCACTGActgcgtcgccgagcaTGGCCCCATGGGAGGCGCTGAACCGGGCCTACGCGGCagtcgaggcggacgacAACGTCAAGGCAGGCAGTGCTACGGCTGTGGGCGTGAGCATGGGCGAGACCGGCAAGGGGCAGGCTATCAA cctcggcgactcgggcttgacgatcctgcgcggcggcaaggccgTCTTCGAGACGCTGACGCAGACACACTTCTTCAACTGCCCC TACCAACTGTCCAAAACGCCGCTCACGATGCGCTCCCCTGACCTCATAACCGACACGCCCGCACAGGCGGACAAATTTGAGTTTGACCTCGAGCCCGGAGACGTCGTGTTGCTGTACACGGACGGGTTGAGCGACAACCTGCCCGCGCAGCGGATCCCATTGCTGAACGCGGCGGTTCTGCAGAcactcgagctcgaggctAACGCAGACCTgagcgtcgaggacaagcgcgccgcgcacgcACGCCTGCTCGCTGACGTACTCGTCGCTGCGTCGCGGTACGGCATGTGCTTCactggcgaggaggacgtgaGCAAGGGCGGTGCTTGGAAGACGCCGttcgagatcgaggccaagagccaccgccgcgacTTTAAGGGGGGCAagatcgacgacgtcacTGTCCTGGCCGTGACGGTTGCGGAGAGGTTGGGGGCTTAG
- the CCS1 gene encoding uncharacterized protein (Superoxide dismutase), whose product MAGPLTEFAVDMTCESCVGAVKDALRDLPGIERYDIELEDKRVTITGKTPPSQLLAALKSTERQVLVRGSGAVDPSLPPQAAISILESPISVPTTIAMALPESTKRELYGLQDDEFTQKVFGIARFVQIAPRSILLDLTVRLPPSQNAFRAYVSKTGNLVDPPATTKGALVDLGTITPDKDGYGDLFKEVDGELWEWIGRACVVEQDGVEQKKDVPEGTPSFPAGSVFAGVVARSAGTWGNDKTVCACSGRTMWEEGREMEGRAKGML is encoded by the exons ATGGCCGGTCCGCTC accGAGTTCGCGGTTGACATGACCTGCGAGAGC TGCGTCGGTGccgtcaaggacgcgcTGCGAGATCTGCCAG gcaTTGAACGGTATGACATCGAGTTGGAGGACAAGCGAGTGACCATCACTGGCAAGA ctccCCCGTCGCAACTCTTGGCCGCATTAAAGTCGACGGAGCGCCaggtcctcgtccgtgGCTCGGGTGCGGTCgacccttccctccccccacaGGCGGCTATCTCGATCCTCGAGTCGCCCATCTCCGTTCCCACGACCATAGCGATGGCGCTTCCTGAGTCGacgaagcgcgagctcTACGGCCTccaggacgacgagttcaCGCAGAAGGTATTCGGTATCGCCCGCTTTGTTCAGATTGCCCCGCGCTCcattctcctcgacctgaCTGTGCGCCTGCCACCGTCGCAGAACGCGTTCCGTGCGTACGTGTCCAAGACAGGTaacctcgtcgacccgCCTGCCACTACCAAGGGCGCGTTGGTGGACCTCGGGACAATCACCCCCGACAAGGACGGGTACGGTGACTTGTTCAAGGAGGTGGACGGCGAGCTATGGGAGTGGATCGGGCGCGCGtgtgtcgtcgagcaggaCGGCGTGGagcagaagaaggacgtGCCGGAGGGTACGCCCTCCTTCCCGGCGGGCAGTGTGTTTGCCGGTGTGGTTGCCCGCTCGGCTGGCACCTGGGGCAACGACAAGACGGTGTGCGCGTGCTCTGGGCGCACAatgtgggaggagggccgtGAGATGGAGGGCCGGGCCAAGGGCATGCTGTGA
- the CPR6 gene encoding uncharacterized protein (Cyclophilin type peptidyl-prolyl cis-trans isomerase/CLD) yields the protein MPNKVAYFDISIGGEAAGRIEFELFDDIVPKTTANFEHLCIGDKTNDKGTKLTYVGSVFHRCIKGFMLQGGDEFTRGDGTGGESIYGEKFADENFQLKHDEPMLLSMANAGPNTNGSQFFITTVRTPHLDGKHVIFGRVRNNRGLVRRIEHLPTSADRPDEEVKIIGAGVLDEAEVEKEDAARARAAEAAVSGSEDVFEDYPADEEKIDPEDAEQALKVGQTLRALGNAAFKAGDNTVALAKYQKALRYLDVHPELPNDASPELVAAFRSTRFPCLTNGSLVALKVSPPQPKLAKVLANHALMIDGLTPAERGKALYRRGVACIALKDWDSAERDLAEAIKLVPGDGGVTKALTQVRAHQKAALDKQRAAYSKMFG from the exons ATGCCTAACAAGGTCGCGTACTTCGACATCAGCATCGGCGGTGAGGCCGCCGGCCGCATCGAGTTCGAGCTCTTCGATGACATTGTGCCCAAG accaCGGCCAACTTTGAGCACCTCTGCATTGGCGACAAGACGAACGACAAGGGCACCAAGCTCACCTATGTCGGTTCGGTCTTCCACCGCTGCATCAAGGGCTTTATGCTTCAGGGTGGAGAC GAGTTCACCCGCGGCGACGGTACCGGCGGCGAGTCGATCTACGGCGAGAAA TTCGCGGACGAGAACTTCCAGCTCAAGCACGACGAGCCGATGCTGCTGTCCATGGCGAACGCGGGCCCAAACACGAACGGCTCGCAGTTCTTCATCACGACTGTCCGCACTCCCCACCTGGACGGTAAGCACGTCATCTTCGGCCGTGTGCGCAACAACCGCGGGCTCGTCCGCCGCATCGAGCACCTCCCGACTTCCGCGGACCGCCCAGATGAGGAGGTGAAGATCATCGGTGCaggcgtcctcgacgaggctgaggtggagaaggaggatgcggcgcgtgcgcgtgccgccgaggccgcggtCAGCGGTAGTGAGGACGTCTTCGAGGACTACCccgcggacgaggagaagatcgACCCTGAGGATGCTGAGCAGGCCCTCAAGGTTGGGCAGACTCTGCGTGCGCTCGGCAACGCCGCGTTCAAGGCGGGCGACAACACTGTCGCACTCGCCAAGTACCAGAAGGCGCTGCGGTATCTGGACGTACACCCCGAGCTGCCGAATGACGCGTCtcccgagctcgtcgccgcttTCCGCAGCACGCGCTTCCCGTGCCTCACGAACGGGagcctcgtcgctctcaaGGTGAGCCCGCCGCagcccaagctcgccaaggtGCTCGCCAACCACGCTCTCATGATCGACGGCCTTACTCCCGCCGAGAGGGGCAAAGCGCTGTACCGCCGCGGCGTGGCTTGCATCGCTCTGAAGGACTGGGACAGCGctgagcgcgacctcgccgaggctATCAAGCTCGTCCCaggtgacggcggcgtAACAAAGGCCCTCACCCAGGTGCGTGCGCACCAGAaggccgccctcgacaagcAGCGCGCTGCGTACTCGAAGATGTTCGGGTAA